caatcatagttcagagaactatcatactccaccatgaaagtatactcacttggaattagaccactccaagaatttcgccttggtacagatcgaaaccttgctgaaaattcatggtgcaacttccaaattggcttttcctggaagttcttcagccatcgacctaactccgccacacaccttgcatctcaacgccaaccaatgcccgtgtgcaattgtggacctgattgccacaactcatccttatccatggcagtgcggtaataccatgaggatacttcttgtcttctagagaacatcatcttctctcatagagagagcaaccagagatcttctccttcaacgccttgtgcaaacctgattgtatcaacacatccttgacttgtacttgccacaagccaaaattgattcttccatcaaaattttctatttcaagcttcacagcacttgaatatcctgacattgttgcaaccgtatactggaatagtataactcaactgtagaccgtgcactaggaagggtccccaggaaagagaggtgggtcacaatggacacacttaaataccaagtctttccttagccagaaccttttccaaactgcactctcacagagtcacactgccttccagcaacaacaacagcaaccaaagatcaacctcaagccacaggacaaaattcttttctgatgtggaaggtcagactaggctgcaaccacagagcatactaagaataaatcccaccgaaccgaagctctgataccacttgttgggaataagacacaattcccccttgagaaaacacctttgacagagaaataaaatagacacaatcacaacacaagaatttaacgtggaaactccaattaccggagaaaaaaccacggccgttgtcaaatgacaaccagagaatatcactatgtgaaaattgttacaacacatagacttctttctctcaccggcaccccagtacacccacactctttcaaagcaaatatctaactacacctcacaacactctctaatcaaagagtacagaggaaaagaaaaatcagatacaagcttaaagtgtttctgactggtgcaaaaacaaatgaagaacttagcctcatatttatagcctaggccacccactccatttgctatcctaagcaatgtaggactaattcaaccaaattctaACAGGTGCCATGTCATTTTCCATCTCCaatatattcttctttttcttattcccATTTCCATCTCCCTCCCTTAACTTTCaatcataattttaataattattataataattttattagtttgggATCCAGCTTGCTTTTATAGTAGCAAGTGAAGGAAACAGAACAAAACAGAACATAACAGAGTGCATTTTTGCAGAGACACAGAGATACACAAACAGAGAGAGTGAGTAAGAGAAGAACATAGATCCACACACTCATCCATGGCTTCCAAGCTCGTTCTCATCATTGTCTTCGTCTTTGACTTGATTGCTTTTGGTTTAGCTGTGGCTGCTGAACAGAGAAGAAGCACTGTAAGTATTCTCTGCATTTTCCTTTCTTTCTGTCTTTATCATTAATTTCACCAATTTTCTAACTTTATTGTCTCTTCCTTCTCAAAATACAGTATCAAAATCTGGGTTTGTTTTTGTTTCTGGGTTTGTCATGAATCTTTTGATTATTGCACATTGCAGGGGATAAGTCATAATTGGgatagttttcttcttttcttttctctctccccCCCCCCTTCTTAATTTTACTAATCTTGATTGCTGAGAATGTGGGTCAAAATGATGTTAAAGCTTGAATCTTTCTAATGTAGGCATGCCCAGAtcttctcttttacttttctttttgttgaatttgtgttcttttaGCAATGAAACTATCTATAATATTTTATCCTTTAATGAATCTGTCCTCAGCTGTTAGaatttaccaaaaaataaaaaataaaaaattcttgaaCTTCCTATCTTGCTTCACCAATTCATCATCATAGATAGAACTCAGAATCTGTTTTATCTAACAAGAAAATGGTGCCGAACTTCAGATCTCTCTATCTTTAACCATTTCTATGAGAAGGCCTAAAGATAGCTTCAAACATATTTATTCTGAAACAAATATCAAATTCCCGGAAATTCTTCAATTTAGAGTTTATTTCAACGAAATTTACCCGGTTATTGTTCATTATGGCCAATTAACATTTAGTGACAACAAATTTTGGCGGCATCTACAATTAACTAAGCtgaatcttatatttatttagtcCTAGTTGATGTACACTTCAATTTCGCACCATGTGCTTTGTGAAGAAGATGTCATGACAATGCCTTGATTAGATCTACAAGATACATAATCTTATAATTCTTGAGGTTGAAGAAATAAAGCACAAATTACCAAAATGCCCTCTCATTCGTGCTTTCTTAGGGACGAATCCAACTCTTCTATCTTTGATATTGCAGGCTAGAGTTGTTCAGGACAAAGAAGTGAACTACAATTACTGTGTCTATGACTCAGACATAGCAACTGGCTATGGTGTTGGTGCATTTCTGTTCCTCATGGTTAGTCAAGTACTCATAATGGTGGCGAGTCGATGCTTCTGTTGTGGGAAGGCTTTAACCCCCAGCGGTTCGAGGGCCTGCGCCATCATCCTTTTCATAATCTGCTGGTATGTTATCATCATTCGCCATGTTAGCAACTGTAATACCAAGTTAATCATGATTAATCTCCATACACAAGCTTAACACATATTGTTTCTTTTTGTGTTGCATTGAACTTGTGAGTTAGTTAATGTCTTTATGATTTGAattctacaattttttttttgttgaattgaATAAATTGTGACATTTGATCTTATAAAATTGAATAGCTATCTATTAAATCACATGAAAGTTAAACAGGATTTTGCAATACTAGGGTGTTCCAAGGGCTTGATAATTACAGACTTTTAAACTCTTAGTTGAAATTATAAGGACCTAAAATTAAAAAGTGGAAATTGACATGCAGTTGTTTCACgtaaaattgataattgagaACTGTTGGAGTATAGTCTAGTCAAATACATCAAATCATTTAAcaattctcaactatcaacttcatatgaaaatAACTGCACGAGagtcttcaccaaattaaaaatgaGGTCAACATCAATGCATAGAAACTAAAGTCTACTTGTTTCCTGACCCTCTTTTTCCAGGGTGTTTTTCTTCATAGCTGAGGTGTGCTTGTTGGCTGGATCAGTTGAAAATGCATACCACACCAAATACAGAACCCTCTTTGTGGAGAACCCGCCTTCATGCGAGACAGTTAGGAAGGGAGTTTTCGCGGCCGGTGCCGCATTCACCTTCTTCACTGCCATAGTCTCTGAGTTCTACTACATCAACTACTCAAGTGCCAGGGACAAGTTCAATTCATATCCTGGTGCTGAAGCTGGTGTGGGCATGGGAACCTACAAATGAAATGAGCCTTTGTAATTGttaaaacaacaaaattttcAGCCTTAAAATTACACAACTTTAGATGATGTGACTGTATGTCTAAACCCTCTTTTGGATTCTGCAgcaaatttcttttttctttctttttttttatttcacctCATTTTATTGGATTATGACATTTTGTTGCATTTATTTGTATCTAGTAGTATATTGCTTTACTAGAATATTATATACATTTACTTGTATCTtagtagaaatttttttatttggttgttggctatcacattttttttttgttagcagTATATTGCCTATTCACATATCAATAAGAGGAATTTGTTTCTTTTgggaaaaaaaaggggaaaaagaaaaggagGAATTTGCTTCTTGTATTCACTAAGCAATTTGTTTATCTTGGCATATCATTTGTATTTGAAGCTTAATGTTGGTGAAAGTTGTAAGATTAGTCACAAAAAGACGGCGAAATTAACCAAACTTGCCTTTAGGCTGGTTGACAATTAACCCTCCTCCTGTCCCGGAGATAATATGTTGAATTTTGCAACAGATCTTTAAATAGAATCTAAATTTATGGTAAATTAGTTTTTGATTTATTAGATTGagaaattttgtgaaaaaaaaagtgacaaaaaataattttaacagaTAGAATTAacagtcttttattttattttattttttaattttttaattatcttcAATGTTAAAAGCTATGTAGCAATTTTTTTAGCCATTTCACGTGATATATATGATACAAGCATGGCATTTGAGACCACCTATCCAATTAGATTTTAGTTGCTCAGTGATTTTTTTGGGTCACGAGTTGCTCAGTTTTCTTTTTGGTAGAAATTCAGGTATAATCAATTTTATGTCACTgaaaattgttagataaaaatttagtcaaattatttaacagtttttaactatcaacttcatttGAAGTTGACTGTGAATTTTTACTTATCTTTTTTCTTCTAATCTTTAttgttatcattttttttttgaaataaaatctaCAAATTTATATAGATTGATTAACCTTTTTTCAAATCTGatccttttaatttataaaattgtaatCATATTAGTCTGAATTCGGAACCAAGAAAATCTTCATTCTATGATATTATGGGCTTCACTTATTCTTGCCACAATAGATTTGCGGGTCAACAACAGTAATAATACTTTAGTTTTCGGTAATTAATACTAACAATATAGACATGGGGTTATGTATGGACGGAGTCCAATTCAAGTAGGGTTTGTTTTCCAAGACAGGATACAAAAAATATAGAACCTTGGATCAGTGGCAGCATCATCTGCCTCGCTGGGAGCTGCACTCGGGTTCGAATCCTCAGTGAGGAATATAGAACCCATGTTAGTAATACCCAtgtagtgtgtgtgagtgtgttgtaCATGGGTGTAATGCctaggattgggggttgtccaatccacttgaccaaaaaaaaaaaaaagaaaggatacAAAAATATGAATAACGAATATTTAAAAAGTGTCATGGATACTAAAAATATTATCTCCGGGACAGGAGGAGGGACGAGTGGAGGAAGCACCCAGTGCTCACCAATCAGTTCCGCCACGCTTTCCCTGGCTTCGGCATCTATGTCGTCGGCGAGCAGGTCTTCCGTCGCGCAGCCGCTCCTTCTTCTCACTCTCACTGATATCTCTTCAGGTATCCTCCTTCCCCTCCACCATCCATTCCCAGGTTTTTTATGCTCACAGATCTACCCTTCAAAATACATTCAATTTTCATTCTGCTATTCACGCTAGGGACAGAAATACGATTCCAATTTCTATTCTTGCGTGTTTTAGTTTTACTTGGTGATTGTAGGATTGTGGTTCTTTGATTATGTTTGTAACTTCACTGGCCCGTGCTTTCTAATACCTTACAAGTTACAAATTACATTGTTCTTGCAGGTGGTGGTGGAAGGAGGCTGGGAACAACTAACAACTATGGCACTTGCCCCTTCTTTTAATGTCCATTAATAAACTTTTTAAGTTCAACTTAAAACTGGCACCATTGAGTTTGTAAATCTCAGACTACGTTATCTATCTTGGTATGTCGTTTACCACTATTGCTGTGGCTACTTTTTATACATTATGCTGCTCATGCTTTTAGATTTCACTcgttttctttcttcatttacGTCTGTATTGCTTTAGAATGCCCTCTCATCccaaatactttttaaaaaaagagaaaacaagtaactctGTCTAATATCGATCTCAAGTATTCCCGGCACTACTTGAATTTTAGGTTGAGAAATCAGAAACACAGCATTATATTTTAGTTTGTGTTACATAGTCTCCCCTATTTATTAGGTAGTTTGTGTTACACAGTCTCCCATATTTATCACATAGTCTCCCCGGGCAGTGGTTACTGTTCACCTCGATATGCGTGCCCGGATTTCCCGTCACCCGGTGCGGGCACTGTTCAC
This region of Arachis hypogaea cultivar Tifrunner chromosome 8, arahy.Tifrunner.gnm2.J5K5, whole genome shotgun sequence genomic DNA includes:
- the LOC112707375 gene encoding uncharacterized protein, with the protein product MASKLVLIIVFVFDLIAFGLAVAAEQRRSTARVVQDKEVNYNYCVYDSDIATGYGVGAFLFLMVSQVLIMVASRCFCCGKALTPSGSRACAIILFIICWVFFFIAEVCLLAGSVENAYHTKYRTLFVENPPSCETVRKGVFAAGAAFTFFTAIVSEFYYINYSSARDKFNSYPGAEAGVGMGTYK